The following nucleotide sequence is from Mytilus edulis chromosome 13, xbMytEdul2.2, whole genome shotgun sequence.
AAATGCATCGTTTTAcacttttaatttaatttaagacttttcaatCATCGTAAAGTATGTTGTTAAGCTTTGTAAAACAATGTTttgcacaatttaaaaaaaaattaaattgatcataattaatttaaatgtcTCTACGTGCAATATGAATGCCCGACCCACCACTATAAAGGACAATTCATAGACTACTGGTCAGCATACCATCATAGAATCATGAAGGGGTTAGTCCTTGGAATTGTCATAGTACTGTTTGTCCAAGGTAAGATTAATactgttttttttcattattctactatatatttgaattgtttattcATTGtgtttgttgcttaacgtccagtagcaaatatatCAGCCATGTTCAaccgagaacaaattaacaatgtaTACAACAGGTAAATAAGTGCTGTAGTAGATGCcgtctgggatgatggtcggaaaACATGGACTAACGATCGAAAATAAAGGCATATTTGATAGGGACAGAAATAAAACTTGAATTTACTTTGCGACTAAAACTCTTCATTAAAGCTCATTTTTGTTacatggatataagaagatgtggtatgagtgttaatCAGACAGCTCTCCGGGTGTCTTTGCGTCCTTGCAGTCAATTCAGTACTATTCAGTAGCTTTCAGTTAATCAAGTGTGATATCGATGTTGAAATGTACAGGTAAATAACAACAACTGCAAAGTCTGAACATAGAATGGAAGGATCTTAGTTGACTGCAAGCGAATAGTCTGAACAATACCGAATTTTCCGCAGTAGATAAGTCTAAAATAAGTCGGTAAGACTTAAAATGACTTACTAATCTTATATTCAGTCTATTAAGAACTGTTCAGATCAAATAACTGTTATAGATATAAACTGGTTTACTTTTGAATTGATGAGAGATAAATTGCCCGTTTATCAATAATTATCATAAACACAAAATTCTCCTTTCTTTAGTACGATGTTGTTCTCTGTAATCGAAAACAGAGGTACTTTCATGGCGTTTAATActgtttgcattaaaaaaaaaaaaaaccacaagaagtagtatgattgtcaatgagacaacaatccaccagTCTTCAACGATTAGTACTACATATACAGTTCAGTAAGCTTTTTAGTGGTTAAAGTCTTAAAAAGGTCAGACAATGTTAAAACTAAAAAGATTGTTAAAATGATTCGTTTTTGCATTGGTATGTTATTTCTCATTAAATGTGAGTTTGCATAAACTATGATGCTTGCTTTAATAACGTTTTCttagatataatatatttttttgataattattgtcAATTATTTTACCAATAAACCGGAAAAATAATTGAAAGAACAGACTTGGAATTACCAATTAGATGGGGTTCGAAGATTTATCGAAAAATCAGAATAACGAAAATTATGTCTGttattcaatatacatgtatataaggtCACAAGTGTTCAAAACCaaattaaagatttatttttttctatccaGACGTGTACTCGTCAAACAAAACATTTACTTTTTGTTCTTTTGTAATCATACTATTGACACGAGTTTTCGGGAACGGCAATTTAACTTTTAGAGCGTTGTGAGGATATGattgttttcatttgaaattatttttcatacCACACAAGCAtcacattatttatttgtttgcctCGAACTGTTGTTTAAgaattaacattttatttattggcAAAAACTATAATTGACGTTTTTTCCCTTTCTCgattaaaatatgttttcttctAGGTTTGAAATCAGAACATTTTTTTGGCAATACAAATCATAATCATTTCTTATCTCTTTTagagttaaggtggtacctaacactttcactaaaattaatttggctcgtttaattttgataaaatttggacaaagtatttactttgaccctttaacaaaaatataaaaattttgaaaattttgaaccaattgttttgtcagaaaatttacactggttatatagcagtgtgacaaatactaattttgatcattgagaagcttaatattccctgaACAACGCAACGTaatcaaaacgtttagctgattttacagagttatctccatgtagtgtaaggtaccaccttaaatgggCATTCCCTTACCATTACCATTAGTCTTACAATGTGTCGACTATGGTAAAAGCAAACTGTGTGATTCtggaatacaaatataaaaacagaaTTACTTATTTTCAAAGTAACAAAATTGCACACTTTTTGTGAGAATAGAAAACCAAGTTCAAATTATATTATCTTAATATATAAGTCGAAATTCAATTCCTCCCATATAACAAGAAATTCGGACACACCCTTTCTAACGTGAAACGTAAGGTACATTATAGTTTTGTTgaattacaatttcaaaatatcGAAAATGacgtacttattttttttttatgtttgaaaatattggtttcaagattttgataaattgaataataaaaaaatcctcCATCCAGTAGTTACATAGGTTTGCTTtgaattgtcatttttttaattaagtttatGTAGACACTTGAATTATCaagcatattaaaaaaaacattagccAGCTGATGATGAATGCACTCATTGTCATAtgattttttcactatttttttttttaaggtattaCATCTTTAGACAAGCAAACCAGTAAAACCTTCAACAAACAATCTAGGGGAAATATCAAGTTTAGGGCCACAGGATATGAAGATGTCATAAAAAATCATAAACTTCTAGCATCCAGCAAACGCGGTTCCAAAAAAGACCGATACAAGCCCACTGGATATGATGATTATAAGGtccaaactaaatattaccagcCCATATCATTGAGTATTACCGGATCTAAAGGTCCAAACAAAATTGGGTATGATAGCTACGAGACGAATAAGTATGGGACTAACCAGCAAGGATATGATAActtaaattatgtatatgatGACTCTAGCAGTAAAGGATATGAGACCTACAGACCAATATATGAGGGTTCTAACAATATCAAATATGGAAGAGACAACCAAGGATACGATGTTTCCAATAAGATAAGATACGATACCTACCCTTCAAAACATATCAGTTCTAGCAAGATCGCTTATGGTAGCAACAATCAGGAATATGATGTTTCAAGTCAGAAGGAGTATGATACCTACCCATCATCATATGTCAGTTCAAGTAAGATCGCATATGGAAGCAATAATCAAGGATATGATGTTTCCAGTAAGAAAGGAAATGATACCTTTACCATACCATATGACAGTTCTAGCAAGATTGCATATGGTAGCAGCAATAAGGAATATGATGTTCCTCTTAAGAAAGGGTATGCTACCTTCCCTCCATCATATGTTAGTTCAAGCAAGATCGCATATGGAAGCAATAATCAAGGATATGATGATTCCAGTAAGAAAGGACATGATACCTTTACTAAAACATATGACAGTTCTAACAAGATCGCTTATGATAACAACAATCAGGGATATGATGATTCTAATAAGAAAGGATATGGTACCTACCCTGCGAGTTATGATAATCCCATAAACAACCAGAAATATGATGCTTCTAGTAATAAAGATTATGCCACATATCCTACACAATATTACAGTCAGAAGGGATATGACACCTTGAGTAAGGGATACGATAGTTCTAGCAAGATGCCATATGTGAGCAACAATCAGGGATACGATGTTTCCAGTCAAAAGGGATACGACAGGCCTAGCAAGATCACATATGAAAGCAACAATCAGGGATATGAGGTTTCCAGTCAGAAGGGATACGACAGGCCTACCAAGATCGCATATGAAAGCAACAATCAGGGATATGAGGTTTCCAGTCAGAAGGGATATGACAGGCCTGTCAAAATCGCATATGAAAGCAAAAATCAGGGATATGACAGGCCTAGCAAGATCGCATATGAAAGCAACAAACAGGGATATGATGTTTCCAGTCAGAAGGGATATGACAGGCCTAGCAAGATCGCATATGAAAGCAATAAACAGAGATATGAGGTTTCCAGTCAGAAGGGATACGACATGCCTACCAAGATCGCATATGAAAGCAACAATCAGGGATATGAGGCTTCCAGTCAGAGGGGATATGACAGGCCTATCAAAATCGCATATGAAAGCAAAAATCAGGGATATGATGTTTCAAGTCAGAAGGGATATGACAGGCCTAGCAAGATCGCATATGAAAGCAACAAACAGGAATATGATGTTTCCAGTCAGAAGGGATATGACAGGCCTAGCAAGATCGCATATGGAAGCAACTATCAGGGATATGATGTTTCCAGTCAGAAAAAATATGACACATCCCCTATACAATATGACAGTTCTAGCAGGATAGTATATGTGAACAGCAATCCGGGATATGATAAATCGAGTCAGAAGGGGTATGGTACATACCCTTTGAGCTTTGATAATTCTAGAAACACCCAGAAATATGATGTTTCCAGTAATAAAGGATATGACACACACTCTAAACAATATGACAGTCAGAAGGGATATGTCAGTTCTAGCAAGAAAGTATATGCGGGCAACAATCAGGGATATGATGCTTCCAGTAAGAAGGTATATGTTGATTCCAGTCTAGAGGGATATGACACCTTAAGTCAGGGATATCCCAGTTCTAACAAGAACGCATATGGAAGCAACAATCCGGGATATGACACGTCTAGTAAGAAAGTGTATGATACCTCAATTCAAAAGTATGCCGGTTCTAGTAATAACCAGGGGTACGATATCATGTTTGGATACGACGGGTCTAGCAAGAACACACATGAAAGCAATAGTAAAGGATATGATGTTTCCAGTAAAGGATACGATGTTTCCAGTAAAGGATACGATGTTTCCAGTAAAGGGTATGATGTTTCCAGTAAAGTGTATGATAAAAACAACCAGGGATATGACGCATCTAGCAATAACGCATATGGAAGCAATACGCAGGGATATGATGACGAATTTGTCCGATATGACTCTAGCCAAAAACCATTTGGAAGCAACAAACAGGGATATGCTGTATCAAGTAAGAAAGGGATTGATAAATCCAGCAAAGGATACGTCAGCTCTAGCAAAAACAAACCATCAGAATACAAAGTTTCCGGTAAAAAAGGATATGTCAGCTCTAGCAAAAACAAACCAACAGGATATGAAGTTTCAAGTAAAAAAGGATATGTCAGCTCTAGCAAAAACAAACCAACAGGATACGAAGTTTCAAGTAAAAAGGGATATGTCAGCTCTAGCAAAAACAAACCATCAAGATACGAAGTTTCCAGTAAGAAAGGATATGATCCAGTCAATCAAGGATACAAAAGTACTAGCAATAACGAATACAACAGTTACAATCAAAAAGTGTATGAAAGCAAACCTAAGGGAAATGATGATTCCCCTAATAAAGGATACGAAAGTTACGGCCTCGAATATACAAGGCCCAGTTCACAAGTATATGATACCTATAACCCGAGCTATAAGGGCTCTAGTCAGGTCGATTATGACAGCTACAGGCAGGGAGATGATGCTTCCAACAATAAGGGATATATAAGCTTCAGTCAAGGATATGAcagctcaaataaaaaaagacatgacGAATATAGCATTGTCAAAGACAGTTACACAGGTAAAAATCAAAACACTTATGGTACGTCTGGAAAAAACGATAATTTGGATTTCGGACTAAACAGTTATGCTATTTATGACATGCGCAGTATTGATAATCAGATCCAAAGCAGTTATGGTAAATACAGCAAAAACAGTTATAACA
It contains:
- the LOC139500166 gene encoding putative uncharacterized protein DDB_G0282133, producing MGIPLPLPLVLQCVDYGITSLDKQTSKTFNKQSRGNIKFRATGYEDVIKNHKLLASSKRGSKKDRYKPTGYDDYKVQTKYYQPISLSITGSKGPNKIGYDSYETNKYGTNQQGYDNLNYVYDDSSSKGYETYRPIYEGSNNIKYGRDNQGYDVSNKIRYDTYPSKHISSSKIAYGSNNQEYDVSSQKEYDTYPSSYVSSSKIAYGSNNQGYDVSSKKGNDTFTIPYDSSSKIAYGSSNKEYDVPLKKGYATFPPSYVSSSKIAYGSNNQGYDDSSKKGHDTFTKTYDSSNKIAYDNNNQGYDDSNKKGYGTYPASYDNPINNQKYDASSNKDYATYPTQYYSQKGYDTLSKGYDSSSKMPYVSNNQGYDVSSQKGYDRPSKITYESNNQGYEVSSQKGYDRPTKIAYESNNQGYEVSSQKGYDRPVKIAYESKNQGYDRPSKIAYESNKQGYDVSSQKGYDRPSKIAYESNKQRYEVSSQKGYDMPTKIAYESNNQGYEASSQRGYDRPIKIAYESKNQGYDVSSQKGYDRPSKIAYESNKQEYDVSSQKGYDRPSKIAYGSNYQGYDVSSQKKYDTSPIQYDSSSRIVYVNSNPGYDKSSQKGYGTYPLSFDNSRNTQKYDVSSNKGYDTHSKQYDSQKGYVSSSKKVYAGNNQGYDASSKKVYVDSSLEGYDTLSQGYPSSNKNAYGSNNPGYDTSSKKVYDTSIQKYAGSSNNQGYDIMFGYDGSSKNTHESNSKGYDVSSKGYDVSSKGYDVSSKGYDVSSKVYDKNNQGYDASSNNAYGSNTQGYDDEFVRYDSSQKPFGSNKQGYAVSSKKGIDKSSKGYVSSSKNKPSEYKVSGKKGYVSSSKNKPTGYEVSSKKGYVSSSKNKPTGYEVSSKKGYVSSSKNKPSRYEVSSKKGYDPVNQGYKSTSNNEYNSYNQKVYESKPKGNDDSPNKGYESYGLEYTRPSSQVYDTYNPSYKGSSQVDYDSYRQGDDASNNKGYISFSQGYDSSNKKRHDEYSIVKDSYTGKNQNTYGTSGKNDNLDFGLNSYAIYDMRSIDNQIQSSYGKYSKNSYNRDSENIRFQATGYDTYDSYLNNGYNSYGTGGNDKYGKESPRRLDSRDGEYDVKHNGSRDNRNIRYRPISRGAERKRGSSSKSY